A region from the Methylocystis iwaonis genome encodes:
- the gatA gene encoding Asp-tRNA(Asn)/Glu-tRNA(Gln) amidotransferase subunit GatA, which produces MSDLIHLTLADARDALKSKKISAVELTKAHLSAMESARLLNCFITETPDLAMKQAQASDARLAGGQAGPLEGLPLGIKDLYCSKGVRTTAASRILDDFTPTYESTVSANLLRDGAVTLGKLNLDEFAMGSSNETSAFGPVISPWKRKGDPDAKIVPGGSSGGSSAAVAARLCLGATATDTGGSIRQPAAFTGTVGIKPTYGRCSRWGIVAFASSLDQAGPITRTVRDAAIMLRSMAGHDPKDTTSVDAPVPDYEAAIGASVKGRRIGVPKEYRLDGISAEIAAFWDQGVQWLKDAGAEIVEISLPHTKYALPTYYIIAPAEASSNLARYDGVRYGLREQGRDIIDMYEKTRAKGFGAEVRRRIMIGTYVLSAGYYDAYYVRAQKVRSLIKHDFDQAFAAGVDAVLTPATPSTAFAQGEQGSTDPVEMYLNDVFTVTVNMAGLPGIAVPGGLAANGLPLGLQLIGRPFDEETLFSLAHALEQAAPKFDFPEPWWR; this is translated from the coding sequence ATGTCCGATCTCATCCATCTCACTCTCGCCGACGCGCGCGATGCGCTGAAGTCGAAGAAAATCTCGGCCGTCGAACTGACCAAGGCGCATCTTTCCGCCATGGAGAGCGCGCGGCTTCTCAACTGCTTCATCACCGAGACGCCCGATCTCGCGATGAAGCAGGCGCAGGCGAGCGACGCGCGGCTTGCGGGGGGCCAAGCAGGCCCGCTCGAAGGTCTGCCCCTCGGCATAAAAGATCTCTACTGCTCGAAGGGCGTGCGCACGACGGCGGCGAGCCGCATCCTCGATGATTTCACGCCCACTTATGAATCGACGGTTTCGGCCAATCTGCTGCGCGACGGCGCGGTGACGCTCGGCAAGCTCAATCTCGACGAATTCGCCATGGGCTCGTCCAATGAGACGAGCGCTTTCGGTCCGGTGATATCGCCGTGGAAACGCAAGGGCGATCCCGACGCCAAGATCGTTCCCGGCGGTTCTTCGGGCGGCTCTTCCGCGGCTGTCGCGGCGCGTTTGTGCCTCGGCGCCACGGCGACCGACACGGGCGGCTCGATCCGCCAACCAGCGGCGTTCACCGGCACGGTCGGCATCAAGCCGACCTATGGCCGCTGCTCGCGCTGGGGCATCGTCGCCTTCGCGTCGTCGCTCGATCAGGCCGGGCCGATCACGCGCACGGTACGCGATGCGGCGATCATGCTGCGCTCCATGGCGGGGCATGATCCGAAAGACACGACGAGCGTCGATGCGCCTGTGCCGGATTACGAAGCGGCGATCGGCGCCTCGGTGAAGGGCCGCCGCATCGGCGTGCCGAAGGAATATCGCCTCGACGGCATCTCGGCCGAGATTGCCGCCTTTTGGGACCAGGGCGTCCAATGGCTGAAGGACGCGGGCGCCGAGATTGTCGAAATCTCTCTGCCGCACACGAAATACGCGCTCCCGACCTATTACATCATCGCGCCGGCGGAAGCCTCGTCGAACCTCGCGCGCTACGACGGCGTGCGCTACGGGCTGCGCGAGCAGGGCCGCGACATCATCGACATGTATGAGAAGACCCGCGCCAAGGGCTTCGGCGCGGAGGTGCGCAGGCGCATCATGATCGGCACCTATGTGCTGTCGGCCGGCTATTACGACGCTTATTATGTGCGCGCGCAGAAGGTGCGCAGCCTCATCAAGCACGATTTCGATCAGGCTTTCGCGGCTGGGGTCGACGCCGTGCTGACGCCGGCGACGCCATCGACCGCCTTTGCGCAAGGCGAGCAGGGCTCGACCGACCCGGTCGAAATGTATCTCAACGACGTCTTCACGGTGACGGTGAACATGGCGGGACTGCCGGGCATCGCCGTGCCGGGCGGGCTCGCGGCCAACGGCCTGCCGCTCGGTCTGCAGCTCATCGGCCGCCCGTTCGACGAAGAGACGTTGTTCTCGCTCGCGCATGCGCTCGAGCAGGCGGCGCCGAAATTCGACTTCCCCGAACCGTGGTGGCGCTAA
- a CDS encoding chorismate mutase, which produces MNKAAAEPNIDAMRDEMSDVRRVIDALDDELVALLAKRQRQIERAAKVKPALGVPARVPDRVDEVLARVLGAARREGLSVEVAMNLWTAIIEWSISYEERLMGDRAPKGE; this is translated from the coding sequence ATGAACAAGGCCGCCGCGGAGCCAAACATCGACGCGATGCGGGACGAAATGTCCGACGTGCGCCGTGTCATCGACGCGCTCGACGATGAACTCGTCGCGCTGCTCGCCAAGCGCCAGCGCCAGATCGAGCGCGCCGCGAAAGTAAAGCCGGCGCTCGGCGTTCCGGCGCGCGTGCCGGACCGTGTGGACGAAGTGCTGGCGCGCGTGCTCGGCGCCGCGCGGCGCGAGGGGCTCTCGGTCGAGGTCGCCATGAATCTATGGACGGCGATCATCGAGTGGTCGATTTCCTATGAGGAGCGGCTGATGGGGGATCGGGCGCCGAAGGGGGAGTGA
- a CDS encoding type II toxin-antitoxin system VapC family toxin, which yields MILLDTNIVSEFIKPTPNARVEAWLDSRPLEHFFLCTPVLAELRYGAALLAAGRRKKAFEESFDRLEQEIFRGRILVFDLPSAHRYGVFRADRQRRGRSFAVVDIMIAAIASAHTMTLATRNTSDFDGLDVALVDPFTA from the coding sequence ATGATCCTGCTCGACACCAATATTGTCTCGGAGTTCATCAAGCCCACGCCGAACGCGCGCGTCGAGGCGTGGCTGGACTCCCGCCCCCTTGAACATTTCTTCCTTTGCACCCCCGTTTTGGCCGAGCTGCGTTACGGCGCGGCTTTATTGGCGGCGGGCAGGAGAAAAAAGGCCTTCGAAGAAAGCTTCGATCGCCTCGAACAGGAGATATTCCGAGGTCGGATCCTCGTTTTTGATCTACCCTCGGCCCATAGATATGGCGTGTTTCGCGCTGACCGGCAAAGGCGCGGGCGCTCATTTGCAGTGGTCGATATTATGATAGCCGCAATCGCCTCCGCTCACACAATGACGCTCGCGACTCGCAATACCAGCGATTTCGACGGCCTCGACGTCGCTTTGGTCGATCCCTTCACCGCCTGA
- the dprA gene encoding DNA-processing protein DprA, which produces MSGARLSDEQLVDWLRLIRSENIGPRTFLALVNRFGGAGAALEALPALAAKSLRGRAIRIAPRDDILREMDAAARMGVRFIPICDGDYPLLLREIPDAPPVLSIRGAAETMQRDGVALVGSRNASIAGLAFAERLARGLGREGYVIVSGLARGIDAAAHRASLETGTIAVLAGGQARPYPSEHEKLVAQIAERGLLVSEMPIEWEPRGRDFPRRNRIISGLSRATVVVEAARRSGSLITARFANEQGREIFAVPGSPLDPRAEGTNDLLRQGATLCARPEDVVDALAAGGGGGSAGSLFDMAGGADQGPFFEEFEALFEQEQIASGNFALSQPAADAREHLPDADANYAELTDPRERVMSLLGPAPVAIDDLIRTAGLSARDVQGALVELDLEGRLERHGANCVALVGNRK; this is translated from the coding sequence TCTGGCGCTGGTCAACCGCTTCGGCGGCGCCGGCGCGGCGTTGGAGGCCTTGCCGGCGCTCGCCGCCAAGTCGCTGCGTGGGCGCGCGATCCGCATTGCGCCGCGCGACGACATCCTGCGTGAGATGGACGCCGCGGCGAGAATGGGCGTGCGTTTCATCCCGATTTGCGACGGCGACTATCCGTTGCTTCTGCGCGAAATCCCGGACGCGCCGCCGGTCCTTTCCATCCGCGGCGCCGCCGAGACCATGCAGCGTGACGGGGTGGCGCTCGTCGGTTCGCGCAATGCGTCAATCGCCGGCCTCGCCTTCGCCGAGAGACTGGCCCGTGGCCTGGGACGGGAGGGCTATGTGATTGTCTCCGGCCTCGCGAGGGGAATCGACGCTGCCGCGCATCGCGCGAGCCTCGAAACCGGCACCATCGCCGTCCTCGCGGGCGGGCAGGCCCGCCCTTATCCGTCCGAACATGAAAAGCTCGTCGCCCAGATCGCAGAACGCGGACTTCTCGTTTCGGAAATGCCGATTGAATGGGAGCCGCGCGGCCGCGATTTTCCACGCCGCAACCGCATCATTTCCGGGCTGAGCCGCGCGACGGTCGTGGTCGAGGCGGCGCGCCGCTCGGGCTCGCTGATCACCGCGCGTTTCGCCAATGAGCAGGGCCGGGAGATCTTCGCGGTTCCAGGTTCGCCGCTCGATCCGCGCGCGGAGGGGACGAATGATCTGCTGCGCCAGGGGGCGACCCTGTGCGCGCGGCCGGAAGACGTCGTCGACGCTTTGGCGGCGGGCGGCGGCGGAGGATCGGCGGGGTCGCTTTTCGACATGGCCGGCGGAGCCGATCAAGGGCCGTTCTTCGAAGAATTCGAGGCCTTGTTCGAGCAGGAGCAAATTGCTTCTGGCAATTTCGCGCTTAGCCAACCCGCTGCTGACGCGCGCGAGCATTTGCCGGACGCGGACGCGAATTATGCTGAGCTCACCGACCCGCGTGAGCGCGTTATGTCGCTTCTCGGACCGGCGCCGGTGGCGATCGACGACCTCATTCGGACCGCCGGCCTATCGGCGCGCGACGTGCAGGGCGCGCTGGTCGAACTCGATCTTGAAGGCCGCCTGGAGCGGCATGGCGCGAATTGCGTCGCGCTCGTCGGCAACCGAAAGTAG
- the ruvX gene encoding Holliday junction resolvase RuvX, which translates to MSNKIATIEELGGALPPKGRLMGLDLGTKTIGLALSDVERRLASPLDTIRRVKFSTDADALLKRAADFDVQALIFGLPLNMDGTEGPRAQATRAFMRNLRKLTSLPFAFWDERLSTAAVTRELIAQDASRAKRAEVVDRMAAAYILQGALDRLSRLD; encoded by the coding sequence ATGAGCAATAAGATCGCGACGATCGAAGAGCTGGGAGGCGCCCTGCCCCCAAAAGGCCGGCTGATGGGCCTCGATCTCGGGACCAAAACCATCGGCCTTGCGCTCTCCGACGTCGAGCGCCGCCTCGCCTCGCCGCTCGACACCATCCGGCGGGTGAAATTTTCGACCGACGCGGACGCGCTCCTGAAACGCGCCGCCGACTTCGACGTCCAGGCGCTGATCTTCGGCCTGCCCCTCAATATGGACGGCACGGAGGGTCCGCGCGCCCAGGCGACCCGCGCTTTCATGAGAAATCTGCGTAAGCTGACGTCCCTGCCCTTCGCCTTCTGGGACGAGCGCCTCTCCACCGCCGCCGTCACCCGCGAGCTTATCGCCCAGGACGCCTCCCGGGCCAAGAGAGCCGAGGTCGTCGATCGCATGGCGGCGGCCTATATTCTGCAAGGGGCGCTCGACCGGCTGTCGCGCCTCGACTGA
- the gatC gene encoding Asp-tRNA(Asn)/Glu-tRNA(Gln) amidotransferase subunit GatC, whose translation MSVDSAVVRRIAHLSRIAVDENEVERLRGEINAILHFVETLSEVDVEGVEPIASVLPMQMKKRVDVVTDGGIAEDVLVNAPAKEDHYFVVPKVIE comes from the coding sequence ATGTCTGTCGATTCCGCGGTGGTTCGCCGCATCGCCCATCTTTCGCGCATCGCCGTCGACGAGAACGAGGTCGAGCGCCTGCGCGGCGAGATCAACGCCATTCTCCATTTCGTCGAGACGCTGAGCGAAGTGGATGTCGAAGGCGTCGAGCCGATTGCGTCGGTTCTGCCGATGCAAATGAAAAAGCGCGTCGACGTGGTCACGGACGGCGGCATCGCTGAGGACGTTCTCGTCAATGCGCCGGCCAAGGAAGATCACTACTTCGTCGTGCCCAAGGTGATCGAGTAA
- the gatB gene encoding Asp-tRNA(Asn)/Glu-tRNA(Gln) amidotransferase subunit GatB, with protein MATQAAPSKLIKGATGDWEVIIGMEIHAQVTSKAKLFSGASAEYGGAPNDHVSLVDAAMPGMLPVINEECVKQAVRTGLGLEAQINHRSVFDRKNYFYPDLPQGYQISQFKHPIVGEGQVIVDVSPTERITVGIERLHLEQDAGKSLHDLSPSESHVDLNRSGVALMEIVSKPDLRSAEEARAYVTKLRALLRYIGSCDGNMEQGSLRADVNVSVRRPGDPLGTRCEIKNVNSIRFIGQAIEVEARRQIGILEDGGKIDQETRLFDPGKGETRSMRSKEEAHDYRYFPDPDLLPLEFDQAFVDALKAELPELPDAKRARFIEQYGLPPYDAGVLVMEKASADFFEETAKGRDAKLAANWVINELFGRLNKEGLDVTRSPVSAQALGAIVDLISSNVISGKIAKDLFEIVWTEGGDPSEIVETRGMKQVTDTGAIEAAIDAVIAANPDKVEQAKAKPTMLGWFVGQVMKQTGGKANPQAVNDLLKQKLGI; from the coding sequence ATGGCGACACAGGCGGCTCCTTCGAAGCTCATTAAAGGCGCGACCGGCGACTGGGAAGTGATCATCGGCATGGAAATCCATGCGCAGGTGACGAGCAAGGCCAAGCTCTTCTCGGGCGCCTCTGCGGAATATGGCGGCGCGCCGAACGACCACGTCTCCCTGGTCGACGCGGCCATGCCGGGCATGCTGCCCGTCATCAACGAGGAATGCGTCAAGCAGGCGGTCCGCACCGGGCTCGGCCTCGAGGCGCAGATCAATCATCGCTCGGTCTTCGACCGTAAGAATTATTTCTATCCAGATCTGCCGCAGGGCTACCAGATATCGCAGTTCAAGCATCCGATCGTCGGCGAGGGACAGGTCATTGTCGACGTGTCGCCGACCGAGCGCATCACCGTCGGCATCGAGCGCCTGCACCTCGAGCAGGACGCCGGCAAGTCGCTGCATGATCTCTCGCCCAGCGAAAGCCACGTCGATCTCAACCGCAGCGGCGTCGCCTTGATGGAGATCGTGTCGAAGCCCGATTTGCGTTCGGCCGAAGAAGCGCGCGCTTATGTGACCAAGCTGCGCGCGCTGCTGCGTTACATCGGCTCTTGCGACGGCAATATGGAGCAGGGATCGCTGCGCGCCGACGTCAATGTGTCGGTGCGCCGTCCCGGCGATCCGCTCGGCACGCGCTGCGAGATCAAGAACGTCAACTCCATTCGCTTCATCGGTCAGGCGATCGAGGTCGAGGCGCGCCGCCAGATCGGCATTCTCGAAGACGGCGGCAAGATCGATCAGGAGACGCGTCTCTTCGATCCCGGCAAGGGCGAGACGCGCTCCATGCGCTCCAAGGAAGAAGCGCATGACTATCGCTATTTCCCCGACCCCGATCTGCTGCCGCTCGAATTCGACCAGGCATTCGTCGATGCGCTGAAGGCGGAGCTGCCCGAGCTGCCCGACGCCAAGCGCGCGCGCTTTATCGAGCAGTATGGTTTGCCACCCTACGACGCCGGCGTGCTGGTGATGGAGAAGGCCAGCGCCGACTTCTTCGAGGAGACCGCAAAGGGTCGCGACGCCAAGCTCGCGGCGAACTGGGTCATCAACGAGCTCTTCGGCCGGCTCAACAAGGAAGGTCTCGACGTCACGCGTTCGCCCGTGTCGGCGCAGGCGCTCGGCGCCATCGTCGATTTGATTTCGAGCAATGTCATCTCGGGCAAGATCGCCAAGGACCTCTTCGAGATTGTCTGGACCGAAGGCGGCGATCCGAGCGAGATCGTCGAGACGCGCGGCATGAAGCAGGTGACCGATACGGGCGCCATCGAAGCCGCGATCGACGCCGTCATCGCCGCGAACCCCGATAAGGTCGAACAGGCGAAGGCAAAGCCAACCATGCTCGGCTGGTTCGTCGGACAGGTGATGAAACAGACCGGCGGCAAGGCGAATCCGCAAGCCGTGAACGATCTGCTGAAACAGAAATTGGGCATCTGA